A window from Dioscorea cayenensis subsp. rotundata cultivar TDr96_F1 chromosome 10, TDr96_F1_v2_PseudoChromosome.rev07_lg8_w22 25.fasta, whole genome shotgun sequence encodes these proteins:
- the LOC120270291 gene encoding phosphoenolpyruvate carboxylase kinase 1-like, with protein MAIVCGNDQVTGPFARKGAQSSRSLGARMDQPPTSPVIDLDNQPQGFDDFDDFEPSETPNDTPTTATYMAKKISSRGSSMLEPERVAIIDQLMEALHACRQPGITHRDFNSVECFGERWAMRGVVGTPYYFALEMVAGREYKEMVDVWSSGVILCLMLGGIPLFYGETTMDIFKAVLRGNLRF; from the exons ATGGCTATTGTATGTGGAAATGATCAAGTAACGGGGCCTTTTGCAAGAAAGGGTGCTCAAAGTTCTAGGAGCCTAGGTGCACGCATGGATCAACCACCAACATCACCGGTAATTGATCTTGATAACCAACCCCAAggatttgatgattttgatgactTTGAACCAAGTGAAACTCCTAATGACACACCAACGACCGCCACTTACATGGCCAAAAAG ATCTCCAGCCGGGGAAGCTCGATGCTTGAGCCTGAGAGGGTTGCGATCATCGATCAGTTGATGGAAGCCCTACATGCTTGCCGTCAACCCGGGATCACTCACCGGGATTTCAACTCCGTCGAGTGCTTTGGTGAAAGATGGGCAATGAGAGGTGTTGTCGGCACGCCGTACTACTTTGCTCTGGAGATGGTGGCAGGGAGGGAGTACAAGGAGATGGTGGATGTCTGGAGCTCCGGAGTGATCCTCTGCCTGATGCTTGGCGGGATCCCGCTGTTCTATGGTGAGACAACAATGGATATCTTTAAGGCAGTGTTAAGAGGGAATCTCAGGTTCTGA